From the genome of Hyperolius riggenbachi isolate aHypRig1 chromosome 9, aHypRig1.pri, whole genome shotgun sequence, one region includes:
- the SSTR1 gene encoding somatostatin receptor type 1 yields the protein MLQNNTSSAAMGLLDHPAELTLGNGSRNSTSTESPGIAIFISFVYSLVCIVGLCGNSMVIYVILRYAKMKTATNIYILNLAIADELLMLSVPFLVTSTLLRHWPFGSLLCRLVLSLDAMNMFTSVYCLAVLSLDRYVAVVHPISAARYRRPSVAKMVNLGVWLFSILIILPIVIFSSTAPNSDGTVACNVHMPEPSQRWVVVFVLYTFLMGFLLPMAAICLCYILIITKMRVVALKAGWQQRRRSERKLTLMVTVVVTVFVVCWMPFYVVQLVGVFARRGDTTISQLSVALGYANSCANPFLYGVLSDNFRRSFQKVLCLSWMENATEEPVDYYATALKSRAYSAEDLQNVMLTTTGSTYRNGTCSSRTH from the coding sequence ATGCTGCAAAACAACACATCTTCAGCAGCGATGGGATTACTCGACCACCCTGCAGAGTTGACTTTGGGCAACGGCTCCCGTAATAGTACTTCAACAGAGTCGCCAGGAATTGCCATCTTTATTTCTTTCGTATATTCCTTGGTTTGCATTGTGGGATTGTGTGGGAATTCTATGGTGATTTATGTTATCTTGCGTTATGCCAAAATGAAGACTGCAACTAACATTTATATATTAAACCTGGCCATTGCAGACGAACTGCTTATGCTAAGTGTGCCTTTTTTGGTGACATCAACACTTCTTCGCCACTGGCCTTTTGGCTCTCTGCTCTGTAGACTGGTTCTTAGTCTGGATGCCATGAACATGTTCACCAGCGTCTACTGCTTGGCTGTTCTAAGTTTGGACAGATACGTGGCTGTTGTACATCCCATCAGTGCTGCCCGCTACAGGCGGCCAAGTGTGGCAAAGATGGTCAACCTGGGAGTTTGGCTTTTCTCAATACTCATTATCTTGCCTATCGTAATCTTCTCCAGTACGGCTCCCAACAGTGATGGGacagtggcttgcaatgtgcataTGCCGGAGCCTTCGCAACGTTGGGTTGTGGTCTTCGTGCTCTACACCTTTCTGATGGGCTTTCTCCTGCCAATGGCCGCCATCTGTCTATGCTATATACTTATTATCACAAAAATGAGGGTGGTTGCCCTAAAGGCTGGCTGGCAGCAACGTCGCAGGTCTGAGCGAAAACTGACACTTATGGTGACTGTAGTAGTGACAGTTTTTGTGGTCTGTTGGATGCCTTTCTACGTAGTGCAGTTAGTGGGCGTCTTTGCAAGAAGGGGTGACACTACAATCAGCCAACTATCTGTTGCACTGGgttatgccaacagctgtgccaaTCCTTTCCTATACGGAGTCCTCTCTGACAATTTTAGACGCTCTTTCCAGAAGGTCTTGTGCCTTAGCTGGATGGAAAATGCCACCGAAGAACCAGTGGACTACTATGCCACTGCATTGAAAAGTAGGGCATATAGTGCTGAGGATCTGCAGAATGTCATGCTGACAACAACAGGCAGCACATATCGCAATGGGACCTGCAGCTCTAGGACTCACTAG